The proteins below come from a single Micromonospora citrea genomic window:
- the sucD gene encoding succinate--CoA ligase subunit alpha has translation MAIWLTKDSKVIVQGMTGSEGSKHTRRMLAAGTNVVGGVNPRKAGQTVDFDGTELPVFASVADAMAQTGADVTVIFVPPQFTKGAVVEAIDAGIDLAVVITEGVPVHDTAAFWAYNVAKGERTRIIGPNCPGIASPGASNAGIIPADITGSGRIGLVSKSGTLTYQMMYELRDIGFSTCVGIGGDPIIGTTHIDALAAFEADPDTDAIVMIGEIGGDAEERAAEFIKANVTKPVVGYIAGFTAPPGKTMGHAGAIISGSAGTAEAKKSALEAVGVKVGKTPTETAKLMREIMSAG, from the coding sequence ATGGCTATCTGGCTGACCAAGGACTCGAAGGTCATCGTCCAGGGGATGACCGGTTCCGAGGGTTCCAAGCACACCCGGCGGATGCTCGCCGCGGGCACCAACGTCGTCGGCGGCGTCAACCCGCGCAAGGCGGGCCAGACGGTCGACTTCGACGGCACCGAGCTGCCGGTCTTCGCCAGCGTCGCCGACGCGATGGCGCAGACCGGCGCGGACGTGACCGTGATCTTCGTACCGCCGCAGTTCACCAAGGGCGCGGTCGTCGAGGCGATCGACGCCGGGATCGACCTGGCCGTGGTGATCACCGAGGGCGTGCCGGTGCACGACACCGCCGCGTTCTGGGCGTACAACGTCGCCAAGGGCGAGCGCACCCGGATCATCGGGCCGAACTGCCCGGGCATCGCCTCGCCGGGCGCCTCCAACGCCGGCATCATCCCGGCCGACATCACCGGCTCCGGCCGCATCGGCCTGGTCAGCAAGAGCGGCACGCTGACCTACCAGATGATGTACGAGCTGCGGGACATCGGCTTCTCGACCTGCGTCGGCATCGGCGGCGACCCGATCATCGGCACCACCCACATCGACGCGCTCGCCGCGTTCGAGGCCGACCCGGACACCGACGCGATCGTCATGATCGGTGAGATCGGCGGCGACGCCGAGGAGCGGGCCGCCGAGTTCATCAAGGCGAACGTGACCAAGCCGGTGGTCGGCTACATCGCCGGCTTCACCGCGCCCCCCGGCAAGACCATGGGGCACGCCGGCGCGATCATCTCCGGCTCCGCCGGCACGGCCGAGGCCAAGAAGAGCGCGCTGGAGGCCGTCGGCGTCAAGGTCGGCAAGACCCCGACCGAGACCGCCAAGCTGATGCGGGAGATCATGTCCGCGGGCTGA
- a CDS encoding M23 family metallopeptidase, with protein MQEDIRNENTPDAPARHRRSAGSRTRVVIAAAALAGLGLGGAAFAATGDDDPATPAAVSLDAQARAEAADRADRSARESTAPVTPSASPTPSPTKASPTAKPSPKATTAKPTPKKTSKPKPSWVIPMKGAAITSCYGPRWGTLHAGIDFALPAGTPVRAAFGGTVTKAGDVGDGYGISVVIDHGNGYLTQYAHLSTAKVGVGDKVGAGETIGLEGSTGDSTGPHLHFEVHQGQMWNQIDPAPFLRARGVDVAC; from the coding sequence GTGCAGGAAGACATCCGGAACGAGAACACCCCCGACGCCCCGGCCCGGCACCGGCGGTCGGCCGGCAGCCGTACCCGCGTGGTCATCGCCGCGGCGGCCCTCGCCGGGCTCGGCCTCGGCGGAGCCGCCTTCGCGGCCACCGGCGACGACGACCCCGCGACCCCGGCCGCCGTCTCCCTCGACGCGCAGGCCCGCGCCGAGGCCGCCGACCGCGCCGACCGGTCCGCCCGCGAGTCGACCGCCCCGGTCACCCCCTCCGCCAGCCCGACACCGAGCCCCACGAAGGCCAGCCCGACGGCGAAGCCCAGCCCGAAGGCCACCACCGCCAAGCCCACGCCGAAGAAGACCAGCAAGCCGAAGCCGAGTTGGGTCATCCCGATGAAGGGCGCGGCGATCACCTCCTGCTACGGGCCGCGCTGGGGCACCCTGCACGCCGGCATCGACTTCGCGCTGCCCGCCGGCACCCCCGTCCGCGCCGCCTTCGGCGGCACGGTCACCAAGGCCGGGGACGTCGGCGACGGCTACGGCATCTCCGTCGTCATCGACCACGGCAACGGCTACCTCACCCAGTACGCCCACCTGAGCACCGCCAAGGTGGGCGTGGGCGACAAGGTGGGGGCCGGGGAGACCATCGGCCTGGAGGGCTCCACCGGCGACTCCACCGGCCCGCACCTGCACTTCGAGGTGCACCAGGGCCAGATGTGGAACCAGATCGACCCGGCGCCGTTCCTGCGCGCCCGGGGCGTCGACGTGGCCTGCTGA
- a CDS encoding DUF6350 family protein, with product MSSVTPDQPSRPGVEPGPDARPDAPAGRGRRVPAQRGGEPPRSRAPLAVAAGVAAGWAALTSWLPVVVVLWLFQLSEDAASVPGALRAGLAGWLLGHGVPLETGAGPLGLAPLALTALVIWRLTRAGVHTSRAIGARGGRSPRQALVAAGAVGLAYALLGMLAAVLAGAGGPGASPVRAGATCAVLGTLGALIGSARTTGVAGLLAARCPEPLRDGIRTGLVAGLLLLAAGGGAAGLAVATGGGDAADLIGAYRTGVAGQAGITLVSLAYAPNATIWSTSYLLGPGFAVGTDTAVRTSEVSVGALPAVPLLAGLPRGPVDGVGAGLLAVPVLAGMAAGWLLARRLLRLAADDRAPLRWGPLLGPAALAGPVAGLLLGAAAASSTGPLGGGRLAEMGPVAWQVAGVATAVIAVGALLGAAATRLLARPASR from the coding sequence ATGTCCTCCGTCACCCCTGATCAGCCGAGCCGTCCCGGCGTCGAGCCCGGTCCCGACGCCCGGCCGGACGCGCCCGCCGGGCGGGGCAGGCGGGTGCCCGCGCAGCGCGGCGGTGAGCCGCCCCGCAGCCGCGCCCCGCTCGCCGTCGCCGCCGGGGTCGCCGCCGGATGGGCGGCGCTCACCTCGTGGCTGCCGGTCGTGGTCGTGCTCTGGCTGTTCCAGCTCAGCGAGGACGCCGCCTCCGTGCCGGGCGCGCTGCGCGCCGGCCTGGCCGGCTGGCTGCTCGGGCACGGCGTCCCGCTGGAGACCGGCGCCGGCCCGCTCGGGCTGGCCCCGCTGGCGCTGACCGCGTTGGTGATCTGGCGGTTGACCCGGGCGGGCGTGCACACCAGCCGGGCGATCGGCGCGCGCGGCGGGCGGTCCCCCCGGCAGGCGCTCGTCGCCGCCGGCGCGGTCGGCCTCGCGTACGCGCTGCTCGGGATGCTCGCCGCGGTGCTGGCCGGCGCGGGCGGTCCGGGGGCGTCGCCGGTCCGCGCCGGGGCCACCTGCGCGGTGCTGGGCACGCTCGGCGCGCTGATCGGCTCGGCCCGCACCACCGGCGTCGCCGGCCTGCTCGCCGCGCGCTGCCCGGAGCCGCTGCGCGACGGGATCCGCACCGGGCTGGTCGCCGGCCTGCTGCTGCTCGCCGCGGGCGGCGGAGCGGCGGGGCTCGCCGTGGCCACCGGGGGCGGGGACGCCGCCGACCTGATCGGGGCCTACCGCACCGGGGTCGCCGGTCAGGCCGGGATCACCCTGGTCAGCCTCGCCTACGCGCCCAACGCCACCATCTGGTCGACGAGCTACCTGCTCGGCCCGGGTTTCGCCGTGGGCACCGACACGGCGGTCCGCACCAGCGAGGTCTCCGTCGGCGCGCTGCCGGCCGTGCCGCTGCTGGCGGGCCTGCCGCGCGGCCCGGTCGACGGGGTCGGCGCCGGCCTGCTCGCGGTGCCGGTCCTCGCCGGGATGGCCGCGGGCTGGCTGCTGGCCCGGCGGCTGCTCCGGCTCGCCGCCGACGACCGGGCACCGCTGCGCTGGGGCCCGCTGCTCGGGCCGGCGGCGCTCGCCGGTCCGGTGGCCGGCCTGCTGCTGGGCGCCGCCGCCGCCTCCTCCACCGGGCCGCTCGGCGGCGGCCGGCTCGCCGAGATGGGCCCCGTCGCGTGGCAGGTGGCCGGGGTGGCGACCGCCGTGATCGCGGTCGGCGCGCTGCTGGGCGCCGCCGCGACCCGGCTGCTCGCCCGCCCCGCGTCCCGCTGA
- a CDS encoding CD225/dispanin family protein: MQPGYQPQQPPINNNMTMSIVAIFLFWPLAIPAIINASKVNPLLQQGDYAGAQAAAAESKKWSKWALIVGISWYVIVLVCCLLGGLAGMVDGSSSSSY, translated from the coding sequence ATGCAGCCCGGATACCAGCCGCAGCAGCCCCCGATCAACAACAACATGACGATGTCGATCGTCGCCATCTTCCTCTTCTGGCCGCTGGCGATCCCGGCCATCATCAACGCCTCCAAGGTGAACCCGCTGCTCCAGCAGGGCGACTACGCCGGGGCCCAGGCCGCGGCCGCCGAGTCGAAGAAGTGGTCCAAGTGGGCGCTGATCGTCGGCATCAGCTGGTATGTGATCGTTCTGGTGTGCTGCCTGCTCGGTGGCCTCGCCGGGATGGTCGACGGCAGCTCGAGCAGCAGCTACTGA
- a CDS encoding cobalamin B12-binding domain-containing protein: MSSRVRVVVAKPGLDGHDRGAKVVARALRDAGMEVIYTGLHQTPEQIVETAIQEDADAVGLSVLSGAHMTLFRRVVELLGERDARDIVVFGGGIIPDADIPELQRLGVAKIFTPGATTASIVEWVRENVAQPVA; encoded by the coding sequence ATGAGCTCTCGTGTTCGGGTCGTCGTCGCCAAGCCGGGCCTGGACGGCCACGACCGTGGCGCCAAGGTCGTCGCGCGTGCCCTCCGGGACGCCGGTATGGAGGTCATCTACACCGGCCTGCACCAGACCCCGGAGCAGATCGTGGAGACCGCGATCCAGGAGGACGCCGACGCGGTCGGGCTCTCCGTGCTGTCCGGGGCCCACATGACGCTGTTCCGGCGGGTGGTGGAACTGCTCGGCGAGCGGGACGCCCGCGACATCGTCGTCTTCGGCGGCGGCATCATTCCCGACGCCGACATCCCCGAGCTCCAGAGGCTCGGCGTCGCCAAGATCTTCACGCCGGGGGCCACCACCGCGTCGATCGTGGAGTGGGTGCGGGAGAACGTCGCCCAGCCGGTCGCCTGA
- the purH gene encoding bifunctional phosphoribosylaminoimidazolecarboxamide formyltransferase/IMP cyclohydrolase, with translation MSSTQDERRPIRRALVSVYDKTGLVELARALHAAGVEIVSTGSTASTIAGAGVPVTPVETVTGFPEILDGRVKTLHPKVHGGLLADLRKDSHAAQLDEHGIEGIDLLVSNLYPFQATVASGAGVEECVEQIDIGGPAMVRAAAKNHASVAVVTDPAAYPALLAALGEGGFTLSQRRVLAARAFAVIAEYDVAVAEWCATTLAPEQDGWPGFAGLSLRRQAVLRYGENPHQAAALYADPSRPAGLAQAEQLHGKEMSYNNYVDADAAWRAANDFADRPAVAIIKHANPCGIAVGADVAEAHRKAHACDPVSAYGGVIAVNRPVSVELARQVSEIFTEVLVAPGFDEGAVEVLQGKKNIRLLRAPAFDPLPAEWRQVTGGVLVQMADRVDADGDDPANWRLATGEAADEETLRDLAFAWRAVRAVKSNAILLAKDGATVGVGMGQVNRVDSAQLAVSRAGAERARGSVCASDAFFPFADGPKILIDAGVRAIVQPGGSIRDEEVIAACKEAGVTMYLTATRHFFH, from the coding sequence GTGAGTTCCACTCAGGACGAACGTCGCCCGATCAGGCGGGCGCTGGTCAGCGTCTACGACAAGACGGGCCTGGTCGAGCTGGCCCGGGCGCTGCACGCGGCCGGGGTGGAGATCGTCTCGACCGGCAGCACGGCGTCGACGATCGCCGGCGCCGGCGTGCCGGTGACCCCCGTGGAGACGGTGACCGGCTTTCCGGAGATCCTCGACGGCCGGGTCAAGACGCTGCACCCGAAGGTGCACGGCGGGCTCCTCGCCGACCTGCGCAAGGATTCGCACGCCGCCCAGCTCGACGAGCACGGCATCGAGGGGATCGACCTGCTGGTGTCCAACCTCTACCCGTTCCAGGCCACCGTCGCCTCCGGGGCCGGCGTCGAGGAGTGCGTGGAGCAGATCGACATCGGCGGTCCCGCCATGGTCCGGGCCGCCGCCAAGAACCACGCCTCGGTCGCCGTGGTGACCGACCCGGCCGCGTACCCGGCCCTGCTCGCCGCGCTCGGCGAGGGCGGCTTCACCCTGTCCCAGCGCCGCGTGCTGGCGGCCCGCGCGTTCGCGGTCATCGCCGAGTACGACGTGGCGGTCGCCGAGTGGTGCGCCACCACGCTGGCCCCCGAGCAGGACGGCTGGCCGGGCTTCGCCGGGCTGTCGCTGCGCCGGCAGGCGGTGCTGCGCTATGGCGAGAACCCGCACCAGGCGGCGGCCCTCTACGCCGACCCGTCCCGCCCCGCCGGACTCGCCCAGGCCGAGCAGCTGCACGGCAAGGAGATGTCCTACAACAACTACGTCGACGCCGACGCCGCGTGGCGGGCGGCCAACGACTTCGCCGACCGGCCGGCGGTGGCGATCATCAAGCACGCCAACCCGTGCGGCATCGCGGTCGGCGCCGACGTGGCCGAGGCGCACCGCAAGGCGCACGCCTGCGACCCGGTGTCCGCGTACGGCGGGGTGATCGCCGTCAACCGCCCGGTGAGCGTGGAGCTTGCCCGGCAGGTCTCGGAGATCTTCACCGAGGTGCTGGTGGCGCCCGGGTTCGACGAGGGCGCGGTGGAGGTCCTCCAGGGCAAGAAGAACATCCGGCTGCTGCGTGCGCCGGCCTTCGACCCGCTGCCGGCGGAGTGGCGGCAGGTCACCGGCGGCGTACTGGTGCAGATGGCCGACCGGGTCGACGCGGACGGCGACGACCCGGCCAACTGGCGACTGGCCACCGGCGAGGCGGCCGACGAGGAGACCCTGCGCGACCTGGCCTTCGCCTGGCGGGCCGTGCGCGCGGTGAAGAGCAACGCGATCCTGCTCGCCAAGGACGGCGCGACCGTCGGCGTCGGCATGGGGCAGGTCAACCGGGTCGACTCGGCGCAGCTCGCGGTCAGCCGGGCCGGGGCGGAACGCGCCCGCGGCTCGGTCTGCGCCTCGGACGCGTTCTTCCCGTTCGCCGACGGCCCGAAGATCCTCATCGACGCCGGGGTGCGGGCCATCGTCCAGCCGGGCGGCTCGATCCGCGACGAGGAGGTGATCGCCGCCTGCAAGGAGGCCGGCGTCACCATGTACCTCACCGCCACCCGCCACTTCTTCCACTGA
- a CDS encoding DUF4190 domain-containing protein, producing MQPGYPGQDPYGQQPHQDPAAQPHYDPYAPPPAAPYGQQPTSGQPNDPYAAPQNPYGQPTSGQPYGQPPTSGQPYGQPPTSGQPYGQPPTSGQPYGQPPTSGQPYGQPPYQDPYGQQAYPPPMYPNAGFAGKGPGQQQNTLGLVSMILGIVSIPMVCCYLGIPLGIGALVTGWMGRQKAAQGLADNQGQALAGLICGGIGAALGLLQIVLLIFGIAYQP from the coding sequence ATGCAGCCCGGTTACCCCGGTCAGGATCCCTACGGCCAGCAGCCGCACCAGGATCCGGCCGCGCAGCCGCACTACGACCCGTACGCTCCGCCGCCGGCGGCGCCGTACGGTCAGCAGCCCACCTCCGGGCAGCCGAACGACCCGTACGCCGCACCCCAGAACCCCTACGGCCAGCCGACCTCCGGCCAGCCCTACGGCCAGCCGCCGACCTCCGGCCAGCCCTACGGCCAGCCGCCGACCTCCGGGCAGCCCTACGGCCAGCCGCCGACCTCCGGCCAGCCCTACGGCCAGCCGCCCACCTCGGGGCAGCCCTACGGCCAGCCGCCGTACCAGGACCCGTACGGCCAGCAGGCGTACCCGCCGCCCATGTACCCGAACGCCGGCTTCGCGGGTAAGGGGCCGGGCCAGCAGCAGAACACCCTCGGCCTGGTGTCGATGATCCTCGGCATCGTCTCGATCCCGATGGTCTGCTGCTACCTCGGCATTCCGCTGGGCATCGGCGCGCTGGTGACCGGCTGGATGGGCAGGCAGAAGGCGGCGCAGGGGCTGGCCGACAACCAGGGCCAGGCCCTGGCCGGCCTGATCTGTGGCGGCATCGGCGCCGCGCTGGGCCTGCTCCAGATCGTCCTGCTGATCTTCGGGATCGCCTACCAGCCCTGA
- the sucC gene encoding ADP-forming succinate--CoA ligase subunit beta, with protein sequence MDLYEYQGRDLFERHGLPVLAGGVATTPEEARAIAERLGGRVVVKAQVKVGGRGKAGGVKLAEGAEETVARATDILGMDIKGHTVHKVMITVTADVAEEYYFSYLLDRANRTFLCIASVAGGMDIEQVAADTPEKVVKAPIDANTGVDEAKAREIVAAAGFPAEVADQVVEAAVGLWKAFVAEDATLVEVNPLAKTGEGKLLLLDAKVTLDENAGFRHPDHEALVDQAAVDPLEQAAKEKDLNYVKLDGEVGIIGNGAGLVMSTLDVVAYAGERHGGVKPANFLDIGGGASAAVMANGLEIVLSDPSVKSVFVNVFGGITACDEVANGIVQALALLEQRGEKVTKPLVVRLDGNNAEAGRAILDGANNPLVQRVDTMDGAAERAAELAAAGV encoded by the coding sequence GTGGACCTGTACGAGTACCAGGGGCGGGACCTGTTCGAGCGGCACGGTTTGCCCGTGCTCGCCGGCGGCGTCGCCACGACCCCGGAGGAGGCCCGCGCGATCGCCGAACGCCTCGGCGGTCGGGTGGTCGTCAAGGCGCAGGTGAAGGTCGGCGGCCGGGGCAAGGCCGGCGGCGTGAAGCTGGCCGAGGGCGCGGAGGAGACGGTGGCCCGCGCCACCGACATCCTCGGCATGGACATCAAGGGTCACACCGTCCACAAGGTCATGATCACCGTGACCGCGGACGTGGCCGAGGAGTACTACTTCTCCTACCTGCTCGACCGGGCGAACCGCACCTTCCTCTGCATCGCCAGCGTCGCCGGCGGTATGGACATCGAGCAGGTCGCCGCCGACACCCCGGAGAAGGTCGTCAAGGCCCCGATCGACGCCAACACCGGCGTCGACGAGGCGAAGGCGCGCGAGATCGTCGCCGCCGCCGGCTTCCCGGCCGAGGTCGCCGACCAGGTCGTCGAGGCCGCCGTGGGCCTGTGGAAGGCCTTCGTCGCCGAGGACGCGACGCTGGTCGAGGTGAACCCGCTGGCCAAGACCGGCGAGGGCAAGCTGCTGCTGCTCGACGCCAAGGTCACCCTGGACGAGAACGCCGGGTTCCGGCACCCGGACCACGAGGCGCTGGTCGACCAGGCCGCCGTGGACCCGCTGGAGCAGGCCGCCAAGGAGAAGGACCTCAACTACGTCAAGCTCGACGGCGAGGTCGGCATCATCGGCAACGGCGCCGGCCTGGTCATGTCGACCCTCGACGTGGTCGCGTACGCCGGCGAGCGGCACGGCGGCGTCAAGCCGGCCAACTTCCTCGACATCGGCGGCGGCGCGAGCGCCGCGGTGATGGCGAACGGGCTGGAGATCGTCCTCTCCGACCCGTCGGTGAAGAGCGTCTTCGTCAACGTCTTCGGCGGCATCACCGCCTGCGACGAGGTCGCCAACGGCATCGTGCAGGCGCTGGCCCTGCTCGAGCAGCGCGGCGAGAAGGTCACCAAGCCGCTGGTCGTCCGCCTCGACGGCAACAACGCCGAGGCCGGTCGGGCGATCCTCGACGGCGCGAACAACCCGCTGGTGCAGCGGGTCGACACGATGGACGGCGCGGCCGAGCGGGCCGCCGAGCTGGCGGCTGCGGGGGTCTGA
- the purN gene encoding phosphoribosylglycinamide formyltransferase, whose amino-acid sequence MTEPASVARIVVLVSGSGSNLQALLDACADPAYGARVVAVGADRDGIAGLDRAAAAGVPTFVERVPDHPTREDWDAALTARVAEHRPDLVVSAGFLKLVGPRFLAAFGDRYLNTHNTLLPAFPGIHGPRDALAYGVKVTGATLFFVDAGMDTGPIVAQVAVPVRDDDDVETLTERIKEAERRQLVEQVGRLVREGWTITGRKVTVP is encoded by the coding sequence GTGACCGAGCCCGCGTCCGTCGCCCGCATCGTCGTCCTCGTCTCCGGCTCCGGAAGCAACCTCCAGGCACTGCTCGACGCCTGCGCCGATCCGGCGTACGGCGCCCGGGTGGTCGCGGTCGGCGCCGACCGGGACGGCATCGCCGGACTGGACCGGGCGGCCGCGGCGGGAGTGCCGACGTTCGTCGAGAGGGTCCCCGACCATCCCACCCGCGAGGACTGGGACGCGGCGCTGACCGCCCGCGTCGCCGAGCACCGGCCCGACCTGGTCGTCTCCGCCGGCTTCCTCAAGCTGGTCGGCCCGCGCTTCCTGGCCGCCTTCGGCGACCGCTACCTGAACACGCACAACACGCTGCTGCCGGCGTTCCCCGGCATCCACGGCCCGCGCGACGCCCTCGCCTACGGCGTGAAGGTCACCGGGGCCACGCTCTTCTTCGTCGACGCCGGAATGGACACCGGCCCGATCGTCGCGCAGGTCGCCGTGCCGGTGCGCGACGACGACGACGTCGAGACGCTCACCGAGCGCATCAAGGAAGCCGAGCGGCGCCAGCTCGTCGAGCAGGTGGGCCGCCTGGTCCGCGAAGGTTGGACGATCACCGGAAGAAAGGTCACGGTCCCGTGA
- a CDS encoding ABC transporter ATP-binding protein, protein MTAPASPTKVRGETVLAVDNLVKHFPIRQGVLLQKQTGAVKAVDGVSFELRRGETLGVVGESGCGKSTLARLLMRLETPTAGRATLEGRDLFSASGAELRRLRRNMQMVMQDPYTSLNPRMTVGDIIGEPFEIHPDAAPKGSRRHRVRELLDVVGLNPEHINRYPHQFSGGQRQRIGIARALALRPEIIICDEPVSALDVSIQAQVINLLEQLQDEFGLSYIFIAHDLSVVRHISDRVAVMYLGKIAEIGTEDEIYERPTHPYTQALLSAVPVPDPDARDRRTMIRLTGDVPSPADPPSGCNFRTRCWKAQEVCATQEPHAVPRAADPHPSACHFAELRPLP, encoded by the coding sequence ATGACAGCGCCCGCTAGCCCGACCAAGGTCCGGGGCGAAACGGTCCTCGCCGTCGACAACCTCGTCAAGCACTTCCCGATCCGCCAGGGCGTGCTGTTGCAGAAGCAGACCGGCGCGGTGAAGGCCGTCGACGGGGTCAGCTTCGAACTGCGCCGGGGCGAGACCCTCGGGGTGGTCGGCGAGTCCGGCTGCGGCAAGTCCACCCTGGCCCGGCTGCTCATGCGGCTGGAGACGCCGACCGCCGGCCGGGCCACCCTGGAGGGCCGGGATCTGTTCTCCGCCTCCGGCGCCGAGCTGCGCCGACTGCGGCGCAACATGCAGATGGTGATGCAGGACCCGTACACCTCGCTGAACCCGCGGATGACGGTCGGCGACATCATCGGCGAGCCGTTCGAGATCCACCCGGACGCGGCGCCGAAGGGCAGCCGGCGGCACCGGGTGCGGGAACTGCTCGACGTGGTGGGGCTGAACCCGGAGCACATCAACCGGTACCCGCACCAGTTCTCCGGCGGTCAGCGCCAGCGCATCGGCATCGCCCGGGCGCTCGCCCTGCGGCCCGAGATCATCATCTGCGACGAACCCGTCTCCGCTCTCGACGTGTCGATCCAGGCGCAGGTGATCAACCTGCTGGAGCAGCTACAGGACGAGTTCGGCCTGTCGTACATCTTCATCGCCCACGACCTGTCGGTGGTCCGGCACATCTCCGACCGGGTGGCGGTGATGTACCTCGGCAAGATCGCGGAGATCGGCACCGAGGACGAGATCTACGAGCGGCCGACCCACCCGTACACCCAGGCGCTGCTGTCGGCGGTGCCGGTCCCGGACCCGGACGCCCGCGACCGGCGCACCATGATCCGGCTCACCGGCGACGTGCCGAGCCCGGCCGACCCGCCGAGCGGCTGCAACTTCCGCACCCGCTGCTGGAAGGCCCAGGAGGTCTGCGCCACCCAGGAGCCCCACGCGGTGCCCCGGGCGGCGGACCCGCACCCCTCGGCCTGCCACTTCGCCGAACTCCGCCCCCTCCCCTGA
- a CDS encoding ABC transporter ATP-binding protein: MSQSAVRPTPASPTPEGGHLLDVRDLHVEFRTGEGVAKVINGVSYHLDPGETLAVLGESGSGKSVTAQAIMGILDTPPAVIRSGQILYRGRDLLKASEEQRRQVRGKEIAMIFQDALSALNPVFPVGWQIGETLRQREGMSKADARRRAVELMDLVKIPAATNRLGDYPHQFSGGMRQRVMIAMALAMNPKVLIADEPTTALDVTVQAQIMDLLADLRRDLDMAMILITHDLGVVAGVADRIAVMYAGRIVEHADVRSLYRAPAHPYTKGLLESIPRMDVRGQQLSTIKGLPPNLMRIPSGCPFHPRCPYVQQVCVDVVPHDLVLGDGRTSACHFAQEVRDDSAR, from the coding sequence GTGAGCCAGTCCGCCGTCCGACCGACGCCGGCCTCCCCGACCCCCGAGGGCGGGCACCTGCTGGACGTACGGGACCTGCACGTCGAGTTCCGCACCGGCGAGGGCGTCGCCAAGGTGATCAACGGGGTCTCGTACCACCTGGATCCGGGCGAGACCCTCGCCGTGCTCGGCGAGTCCGGCTCCGGCAAGTCCGTCACCGCCCAGGCGATCATGGGCATCCTCGACACTCCGCCGGCGGTGATCCGCTCCGGCCAGATCCTCTACCGGGGCCGGGACCTGCTGAAGGCGTCGGAGGAGCAGCGCCGCCAGGTACGCGGCAAGGAGATCGCGATGATCTTCCAGGACGCACTCTCCGCGCTGAACCCCGTCTTTCCAGTGGGCTGGCAGATCGGCGAGACGCTGCGCCAGCGCGAGGGGATGTCCAAGGCGGACGCCCGGCGGCGCGCCGTCGAGCTGATGGACCTGGTGAAGATCCCGGCCGCCACCAACCGGCTCGGCGACTACCCGCACCAGTTCTCCGGCGGCATGCGCCAGCGGGTCATGATCGCGATGGCGCTGGCGATGAACCCGAAGGTGCTGATCGCCGACGAGCCGACCACGGCGCTGGACGTCACCGTGCAGGCCCAGATCATGGACCTCCTCGCCGACCTGCGCCGCGACCTCGACATGGCGATGATCCTGATCACCCACGACCTGGGCGTGGTCGCCGGCGTGGCGGACCGGATCGCCGTCATGTACGCCGGCCGCATCGTCGAGCACGCCGACGTCCGCTCGCTGTACCGGGCGCCGGCCCATCCGTACACGAAGGGCCTGCTGGAGTCGATCCCGCGGATGGACGTGCGGGGCCAGCAGCTCTCCACCATCAAGGGGTTGCCGCCGAACCTGATGCGGATCCCGTCCGGCTGCCCCTTCCATCCCCGGTGCCCGTACGTGCAGCAGGTCTGCGTGGACGTGGTGCCGCACGACCTGGTCCTCGGCGACGGCCGGACCAGCGCGTGCCACTTCGCCCAGGAGGTCCGTGATGACAGCGCCCGCTAG
- a CDS encoding M23 family metallopeptidase codes for MRQRLSSEPDRYRGRRRVPTPPRSRYAAVVTTAFVGAGIVAIGAGALPDAKSVSPSVLDELKAASTLSQDTAARADAADRASRDSTRAAGAEAASEREVWLLPLQGYEFNSPYGMRWGKLHTGVDLVAPEGTPYVAIHAGTVTKAGWFGGYGYTVIVQHADGSEAIYGHSSALSVKEGQQVKAGDQLGLVGNTGHSYGSHLHLEVHVKGEPLDPVPWLQERGVDIKLQVEAFYSEVATS; via the coding sequence GTGCGCCAGCGCCTGTCGTCTGAGCCCGATAGATATCGCGGCCGTCGCCGCGTACCCACCCCCCCGCGTAGCCGCTACGCGGCCGTCGTCACCACCGCGTTCGTCGGTGCCGGCATCGTCGCCATCGGCGCGGGCGCCCTGCCGGACGCCAAGAGCGTCAGCCCGTCGGTGCTCGACGAGCTGAAGGCCGCCTCGACCCTCAGCCAGGACACCGCGGCCCGCGCCGACGCCGCCGACCGCGCCTCCCGCGACAGCACGCGGGCCGCCGGCGCCGAGGCCGCCTCCGAGCGCGAGGTGTGGCTGCTCCCCCTCCAGGGCTACGAGTTCAACTCGCCCTACGGCATGCGCTGGGGCAAGCTGCACACCGGCGTCGACCTGGTCGCCCCCGAGGGCACGCCCTACGTCGCCATCCACGCCGGCACCGTCACCAAGGCCGGCTGGTTCGGCGGCTACGGCTACACGGTCATCGTCCAGCACGCCGACGGCAGCGAGGCGATCTACGGCCACTCCTCCGCCCTGAGCGTCAAGGAGGGGCAGCAGGTCAAGGCGGGCGACCAGCTCGGCCTGGTCGGCAACACCGGCCACTCCTACGGCTCCCACCTCCACCTGGAGGTCCATGTCAAGGGCGAGCCGCTCGACCCGGTGCCGTGGCTCCAGGAGCGCGGAGTGGACATCAAGCTACAAGTCGAGGCATTCTACAGCGAGGTAGCCACGTCCTGA